A window from Hymenobacter volaticus encodes these proteins:
- a CDS encoding M20/M25/M40 family metallo-hydrolase, which produces MLRSTLFLLALGLTASAFAQTKPTTTPDPAITKMVEEISEKNLRDDIDKLVSFGTRHTLSDTKSKKRGIGAARNWVEDEFKKYSKASGGRLKVEQDTFTIKPDGRRINRPVVMANVMATLPGTDPNDKRIFVVSGHIDSRVSDVMNATADAPGANDDGSGTVAVMELARVMSKQQFPATIIFVAVQGEEQGLYGSTHMAKRAKTENWNLVAMLNNDIMGNSTGHDPEIKNTTQLRVFSEGVPANETPDEAKVRRTLSSENDSPSRQLARYIRTVTKNHVAGHEVVLEYRPDRFLRGGDHTPFNQQGFTAIRFSEMNEDFRHQHQDLRTENGEEYGDHAKFMDFAYLRKNTGVNLAALANLALAPAAPENVGVLTAKLTNRTELQWEAPKAGEKPAGYYVLMRETSAPEWQQKFFVTDTKADLPHSKDNFIFGVVSVDAEGHESLPVLPKPVR; this is translated from the coding sequence ATGCTGCGTTCTACTCTTTTTTTGCTTGCCCTTGGCCTTACGGCTTCGGCTTTCGCTCAAACCAAACCAACCACTACGCCCGACCCTGCCATCACCAAAATGGTGGAAGAAATATCGGAAAAGAACCTGCGGGATGATATCGACAAGCTCGTGAGCTTTGGCACCCGCCACACCTTATCGGATACCAAAAGCAAGAAGCGCGGCATCGGGGCGGCTCGCAATTGGGTGGAAGACGAATTCAAGAAGTACAGCAAAGCCAGTGGCGGCCGTTTGAAAGTCGAGCAGGACACCTTCACCATCAAGCCCGACGGCCGCCGCATCAACCGGCCCGTGGTGATGGCCAACGTCATGGCCACGCTGCCTGGCACCGACCCCAACGACAAGCGCATCTTCGTGGTGAGTGGGCACATCGACTCGCGCGTGTCCGACGTGATGAACGCCACAGCCGATGCGCCAGGCGCCAACGACGACGGTTCCGGCACGGTGGCCGTGATGGAGCTTGCGCGGGTGATGAGCAAGCAGCAGTTCCCGGCCACCATCATTTTCGTAGCGGTGCAGGGCGAAGAGCAGGGCCTCTACGGCTCGACTCACATGGCCAAACGCGCCAAAACCGAAAACTGGAACCTGGTGGCTATGCTCAACAACGACATTATGGGCAACTCCACTGGCCACGACCCGGAAATCAAGAACACCACGCAGCTGCGCGTATTCAGTGAAGGCGTGCCCGCCAACGAAACCCCCGACGAAGCCAAGGTACGTCGTACACTGTCCTCGGAAAACGACTCGCCGAGCCGCCAGCTTGCGCGCTATATCCGCACCGTCACCAAAAACCACGTAGCGGGCCATGAGGTAGTGCTGGAGTACCGCCCCGACCGGTTCCTGCGCGGCGGCGACCATACGCCCTTCAACCAGCAAGGCTTTACGGCGATACGCTTCTCGGAAATGAACGAGGACTTCCGCCATCAGCACCAGGATTTGCGCACCGAAAACGGCGAAGAATACGGCGACCATGCCAAGTTTATGGACTTCGCGTATCTGCGCAAAAACACTGGCGTGAACCTGGCTGCCCTCGCCAACTTAGCCCTGGCGCCCGCTGCTCCTGAAAACGTAGGCGTACTCACCGCCAAGCTCACCAACCGCACAGAGCTTCAGTGGGAAGCGCCCAAAGCCGGCGAAAAACCAGCTGGCTACTACGTGCTGATGCGCGAAACCAGCGCGCCCGAGTGGCAGCAGAAGTTCTTCGTGACGGACACGAAAGCCGACTTGCCCCACAGCAAAGACAACTTCATTTTCGGGGTTGTATCCGTAGATGCCGAGGGCCACGAAAGCCTGCCCGTGCTACCGAAGCCGGTGCGCTAA
- a CDS encoding SusC/RagA family TonB-linked outer membrane protein yields MDKLYGLTRKLPVAAALLAIAPAAVAQAVTGKVTADDSKAPLPGVTVVLKGSTTGTATGADGSFSLNVPNRQGTLIFSFIGYATQEVPIDGRSEVSIVLGTDTKALQEVVVVGYGSQKKSDVTGALSSVSEEQIQQVTTQNLTQALQGRAAGVDVAGGNFRPGETPAIRIRGNRSIRASNEPLYVVDGIPLAQGTGLNDFNPQDIQSVEVLKDASATAIYGSRGANGVVIVTTKRGQEGKFTLNYNNYFSIDKASRTLDLFNGGEFLELQREANRNTNAYAPRYADPALDYTLFGAVDPNAWEGIADGYEWEDRATRKVAYRPTTEEERALYGANVTQIPVYDASKVRTTDWQKLALRTALTQNHQISASGGNDKLRASMSVGYLNQEGIQKGQDFTRYNARVTLDYKVNNIVTLGASTNASLAVQNYGPDIYGRATGQIPYATPYAPDGTFIVSPAFVSTIYNPLREAENAFNERRVTRFFGSFYGEVKLPVEGLRYRLNVGPDFRNNRTGIFQSARAIARDAGGPNSTSFAQYDQGQNFTYVVENLLFYDKQINENHSLGITALQSVQADRSESSSISAVNLPYDSQKWYNLGSTYQAAANGFGTGFSKRTLASWMGRINYSFMDRYVLTATGRADGASVLAPGNKWSFFPSVALAWKVQQESFLRGVEAINELKIRGGYGTVGQASVDPYTTGGTLQRSSYAFNETPAYGYSPTPGTLPNTLGGIPNPDLQWERTSTINLGLDFGLFNNRISGSVEAYRANTTDLLLPRGLPTAGGVANILQNIGATRNSGIETSLTTINVETAGGFRWATDFIYTRNKEEFVKLASGAQDDIGNRWFIGQPLGVYYSYKNDGIWQLDQADEAARYGAVPGDIRVVDTDGVLDANGKPIINANDYQILGSNRPKWTGSVNNTLTYKGFELSFLVYARVGQLVATGITPGLSGVFQSQKVNYWTPNNPTNEFPRPTYKAEARNNEGYAFVNGSFARVRNISLTYTVPQAISSKVKMSNLSVYANAVNPFLFTKFKGLDPEATDVGTTSGERAQARNLGTKSLVFGLRVGF; encoded by the coding sequence ATGGACAAACTCTATGGCTTGACTCGGAAGCTTCCTGTTGCAGCTGCGCTACTGGCAATAGCGCCCGCCGCAGTAGCTCAGGCAGTAACCGGTAAGGTTACCGCCGACGATTCGAAGGCCCCCCTACCCGGCGTTACGGTTGTATTGAAAGGTAGCACGACAGGCACAGCAACCGGGGCAGATGGCAGCTTCTCACTGAACGTTCCTAACCGGCAGGGTACCCTCATTTTCTCCTTTATTGGATATGCCACGCAGGAAGTGCCGATTGATGGCCGCTCGGAGGTATCCATTGTACTAGGCACCGACACCAAGGCCCTGCAAGAAGTAGTGGTAGTCGGCTACGGCTCCCAGAAAAAGAGCGACGTAACAGGCGCTTTGTCGTCGGTTTCGGAAGAGCAGATTCAGCAGGTAACCACCCAAAACCTGACGCAGGCCTTGCAAGGTCGGGCGGCGGGGGTGGACGTGGCTGGTGGCAACTTCCGCCCCGGCGAAACGCCTGCTATCCGCATCCGGGGCAACCGCTCCATTCGGGCATCCAACGAGCCGCTGTACGTGGTAGACGGCATTCCGCTAGCGCAGGGCACCGGCCTCAACGACTTCAACCCACAGGATATTCAATCTGTGGAAGTACTGAAGGACGCGTCGGCTACGGCCATTTACGGCTCCCGCGGGGCCAATGGCGTCGTGATTGTGACCACCAAGCGCGGGCAGGAAGGCAAGTTCACGCTCAACTACAACAACTATTTCAGCATTGATAAGGCCTCACGCACGTTGGACTTGTTCAACGGCGGTGAGTTCCTGGAATTGCAGCGCGAAGCCAACCGCAACACCAATGCCTACGCGCCCCGTTACGCTGATCCAGCCCTCGACTACACTCTGTTCGGCGCAGTGGACCCCAATGCGTGGGAAGGTATTGCCGACGGCTACGAGTGGGAAGACCGCGCAACGCGTAAGGTAGCCTATCGCCCCACTACCGAGGAAGAGCGTGCCCTTTATGGCGCCAACGTCACTCAAATTCCGGTTTATGATGCCAGCAAGGTGCGCACCACCGACTGGCAAAAGCTAGCCCTACGCACGGCCCTGACTCAGAACCACCAAATCAGCGCCAGCGGCGGCAACGATAAGTTGCGAGCTTCGATGTCGGTGGGTTACCTCAACCAGGAAGGCATTCAGAAAGGACAGGACTTCACGCGCTACAACGCCCGCGTCACGCTCGACTACAAGGTCAACAACATCGTCACGCTGGGCGCTTCGACCAACGCCAGCTTGGCGGTGCAGAACTACGGACCCGATATCTACGGTCGCGCCACCGGCCAGATTCCGTACGCGACGCCGTATGCGCCCGATGGGACGTTCATTGTCAGCCCGGCGTTTGTATCCACGATTTACAACCCACTGCGCGAGGCCGAAAACGCCTTCAACGAGCGGCGCGTAACCCGTTTCTTCGGCAGCTTCTATGGCGAGGTAAAGCTCCCCGTAGAAGGGCTGCGCTACCGCCTCAACGTAGGGCCTGACTTCCGGAACAATCGTACGGGTATCTTCCAGTCGGCGCGGGCTATTGCCCGGGATGCCGGCGGCCCCAACTCCACATCTTTCGCGCAGTACGACCAAGGGCAGAACTTCACTTACGTGGTGGAAAACCTGTTGTTCTACGACAAGCAGATCAACGAAAATCATAGCCTTGGCATTACAGCCCTGCAAAGCGTGCAAGCTGACCGCAGCGAAAGCTCGTCGATCAGCGCCGTAAACTTGCCTTACGACAGCCAGAAGTGGTACAACTTGGGTTCGACGTATCAGGCGGCGGCCAACGGCTTTGGTACCGGCTTTTCCAAGCGCACCCTGGCTTCGTGGATGGGCCGCATCAACTACAGCTTCATGGACCGTTACGTGCTGACGGCTACCGGCCGCGCCGACGGTGCCTCGGTGCTGGCACCGGGCAACAAATGGAGCTTCTTCCCCTCGGTGGCCCTGGCCTGGAAAGTGCAGCAGGAAAGTTTCTTGCGCGGTGTAGAAGCCATCAACGAGCTGAAGATACGCGGCGGTTATGGTACCGTAGGCCAGGCTTCCGTTGACCCTTACACTACGGGTGGTACCCTGCAGCGTTCCTCTTACGCCTTCAACGAAACCCCAGCCTACGGCTACTCGCCCACGCCTGGTACCTTGCCGAACACGCTCGGTGGTATTCCTAACCCCGATTTGCAATGGGAACGAACGTCTACCATCAACTTGGGGCTGGACTTTGGTTTGTTCAATAACCGGATAAGTGGCTCGGTGGAAGCGTACCGCGCTAACACCACCGACCTGCTGCTGCCGCGCGGCTTACCTACGGCCGGCGGGGTGGCCAACATCTTGCAAAACATCGGAGCGACGCGTAACAGCGGCATCGAAACCAGCCTGACCACCATCAACGTGGAAACGGCCGGCGGCTTCCGCTGGGCTACCGACTTCATCTACACCCGCAACAAAGAGGAATTTGTGAAGCTGGCTTCCGGCGCGCAGGATGATATCGGTAACCGCTGGTTTATCGGGCAGCCTCTCGGCGTGTATTACAGTTACAAAAACGATGGTATCTGGCAGCTAGACCAAGCGGACGAGGCGGCCCGGTACGGCGCAGTGCCCGGTGACATCCGAGTGGTTGATACTGATGGGGTACTTGACGCCAACGGCAAACCCATCATCAATGCCAACGACTACCAGATACTAGGTTCGAACCGGCCGAAATGGACGGGCAGCGTGAACAATACGCTTACCTACAAAGGCTTTGAACTTAGCTTCTTGGTGTATGCCCGGGTAGGCCAGTTGGTGGCTACCGGCATCACTCCGGGTTTGAGCGGCGTGTTCCAGAGCCAGAAAGTAAACTACTGGACGCCGAATAATCCCACCAACGAATTCCCGCGGCCTACCTACAAAGCCGAAGCTCGCAACAACGAAGGCTACGCCTTTGTGAACGGCAGCTTTGCCCGGGTGCGTAATATCTCGCTCACCTACACCGTGCCGCAGGCCATCAGCTCGAAAGTGAAGATGAGCAACCTGAGCGTGTACGCCAATGCCGTGAACCCCTTCCTGTTCACCAAGTTCAAAGGCCTCGACCCTGAAGCTACCGACGTTGGAACCACGTCCGGCGAACGGGCACAGGCCCGTAACCTGGGCACCAAAAGCCTCGTGTTCGGCTTGCGCGTAGGATTCTGA
- a CDS encoding aspartate kinase gives MKVLKFGGTSVGSAQRMREVAELIYAPEQRRIVVLSAMSGTTNTLVEIARLLHNGDLTAAMSRIEIMRQDYHMVARELLPDATVAAAAIKHLDGIFRSIFDLTRQPLSASGERVILAQGELLSTYLFHQYYTGILGREAVLLPALDFMRIDADDEPDAAYIREHLQALLAQHAEQQLFITQGYICRNTQGFIDNLKRGGSDYSASLIGAAADATEIQIWTDIDGLHNNDPRVVKDTYPLRELSFDEAAELAYFGAKILHPSSVLPARQHGIPVRLLNTMQPEAPGTLISSKTGQEAIKAVAAKDGITAINVKSSRMLLAHGFLRNLFEIFERYRTSIDMITTSEVAVSLTIDDASRLPQILEELRRFGTVEVDEHQTIICLVGNLVQANYGAAYRAFEALKDIPMRMISYGGSPNNISVLVHTADKVQALRALNDGLFRRQSSSSSLFSEKEGELAL, from the coding sequence ATGAAAGTTCTCAAGTTTGGCGGCACGTCCGTCGGGTCGGCGCAACGGATGCGCGAAGTAGCTGAATTGATATACGCGCCCGAGCAGCGGCGTATCGTGGTGTTGTCGGCTATGAGCGGCACCACCAACACGTTGGTTGAAATTGCCCGGTTACTCCACAACGGCGACCTAACGGCCGCTATGTCGCGCATCGAAATCATGCGGCAGGATTACCACATGGTAGCCCGCGAGCTGCTACCCGACGCCACTGTGGCGGCGGCTGCCATCAAGCACTTGGACGGTATTTTCCGCAGCATCTTCGACCTCACGCGTCAGCCGCTGTCGGCTTCCGGCGAGCGGGTGATTCTGGCCCAAGGCGAGTTGCTGAGCACTTACCTGTTTCATCAGTACTACACCGGCATTTTAGGCCGCGAGGCGGTGCTGCTGCCCGCTCTAGACTTCATGCGCATCGATGCCGACGACGAGCCCGATGCCGCTTACATTCGGGAGCACCTGCAAGCACTACTCGCGCAGCACGCCGAGCAGCAACTGTTTATCACACAAGGGTACATCTGCCGCAATACCCAAGGCTTCATCGACAACCTGAAGCGCGGCGGCTCCGACTACTCTGCCTCGCTGATTGGGGCCGCTGCCGACGCCACCGAAATTCAAATTTGGACCGACATCGACGGGCTGCACAACAACGACCCGCGGGTGGTGAAAGACACGTATCCGCTACGCGAATTATCGTTTGATGAAGCGGCTGAGCTGGCGTATTTCGGGGCGAAAATCCTGCACCCAAGCTCGGTATTGCCGGCCCGCCAACACGGCATTCCGGTGCGGCTGCTCAATACCATGCAGCCCGAGGCGCCTGGCACCCTTATTTCCAGCAAAACCGGCCAGGAGGCTATCAAGGCGGTAGCCGCCAAAGACGGTATCACGGCCATCAATGTGAAGTCGAGCCGGATGCTGCTGGCGCACGGCTTTCTGCGCAACCTGTTCGAGATTTTCGAGCGGTACCGCACGTCCATCGACATGATAACCACTTCGGAAGTCGCCGTATCCCTCACCATTGACGACGCCTCCCGGCTCCCCCAAATTTTGGAAGAATTGCGCCGCTTCGGGACCGTGGAAGTGGACGAGCACCAAACGATTATTTGTCTGGTGGGCAACCTGGTGCAAGCTAATTACGGAGCGGCTTACCGGGCGTTCGAGGCGCTGAAAGACATTCCGATGCGCATGATTTCCTACGGCGGCTCGCCTAACAACATCAGCGTTCTGGTGCATACCGCCGACAAAGTACAGGCGTTGCGGGCCTTGAACGACGGCTTGTTCCGGCGGCAATCTTCCTCCTCTAGCCTGTTCTCGGAAAAAGAAGGGGAACTAGCGCTGTAA
- a CDS encoding slipin family protein, with protein MTFLTIVLLIVGFLLLGIRIAQEYERAIVFRLGRFTGVRGPGLYWIIPFIERRVTIDIRTKTVDLEQQETITKDSVTIKVNAVLWFRVVDPAAAIIKVANFNQAVYQLAVTALRNIIGQHQLDEVLRGRQQINASLLQLVDAATEPWGVKIELVEIKDVEIPESMQRAMAREAEAVREKRARIIKAEAELEASIKLTQGAQQMENSPMALELRRMQMISEIGIDNSTTTVVLIPSEFSQAAKSLTAMAKPQTMS; from the coding sequence ATGACCTTCCTCACTATTGTTCTACTTATCGTTGGGTTTCTGTTACTCGGTATCCGCATTGCGCAGGAATACGAGCGGGCTATTGTGTTTCGGCTGGGCCGGTTTACAGGAGTGCGGGGACCGGGCCTATACTGGATCATTCCTTTCATCGAGCGGCGCGTCACCATCGACATCCGCACCAAAACCGTTGACCTGGAACAGCAGGAAACCATCACCAAAGACAGCGTGACTATCAAGGTGAATGCAGTGCTGTGGTTTCGGGTAGTTGATCCGGCAGCGGCCATTATCAAGGTGGCCAACTTCAACCAAGCCGTGTACCAGCTAGCTGTTACGGCGCTGCGCAACATCATTGGGCAGCACCAATTGGATGAAGTGCTGCGCGGCCGTCAGCAAATCAATGCCTCGCTGTTGCAACTCGTTGATGCAGCCACCGAGCCGTGGGGCGTGAAGATTGAGTTGGTGGAAATCAAGGACGTCGAGATTCCCGAATCTATGCAGCGGGCTATGGCGCGCGAAGCCGAAGCCGTGCGCGAGAAACGAGCCCGCATCATCAAAGCCGAAGCCGAACTGGAAGCCAGCATCAAGCTCACGCAGGGCGCTCAGCAGATGGAAAACAGCCCCATGGCGCTGGAGCTACGCCGCATGCAGATGATATCCGAAATCGGCATCGACAATAGCACCACAACGGTGGTCTTGATTCCGTCGGAGTTCAGCCAAGCCGCCAAAAGCTTAACCGCTATGGCGAAACCGCAGACCATGTCATAA
- a CDS encoding RagB/SusD family nutrient uptake outer membrane protein yields MKITRTVRLASLTVLMGLGLGSCKDYLEEELVSTLTNDYFSTEQGLEDLVKSSYEQTRYKYALEHSFAMFNYGVDEMTSADQINVEWWNRYDSRLNSSDSFVDGVWTADYDGINRCNIGIARIPSIQGTTTLRTDAQKTQRLAELRFLRAYYYFQLVQQYGAIPLLLEPTEGVKLDYTRAPVPDVYRTIISDLKFASDNLAPTTPDFGRATKNAAMHYLAKVYLTRGSAVTDVRGQKPTDMDSAAYYADQVITSGRNPLAANYADLFDVSPPPTTPFTSAAPPSYASSVAAQTNREILFSAQFNNIVTLSGRFGNRVHSYFTLQYDNELGIDRDILNDRPFRRIMPTNYAMDIFDRRNDSRFYKMMKTAWIANRANNIPRWVAADAPTPALVGQPKFTVGDTAFYVIVNTRENPIPQAQINRSRYKIFARYIRNAAGNVVTGAYDPTGTLALRNKFPQLIKHTDPYRPSAAEEAGTKDGLLARSAETYLIAAEAYGRKGNYTKALEYINVLRQRAAYKAGEAKPSVNWRIEGGTRGDVTSSYPAITARLTNFTTNDPKELYPSSVTTTEQRFIHFILNERTRELLGELHRWEDLARTETLQLRAPLFNPDAAGATDPKFKLRPIPQTHLERIFRNGQPLTNEERQAEQNPGY; encoded by the coding sequence ATGAAAATCACCCGTACCGTACGCCTTGCCTCCCTGACCGTCCTGATGGGACTCGGGCTGGGCTCGTGCAAAGATTACTTAGAAGAAGAACTAGTTTCCACGCTCACCAACGACTACTTCAGCACCGAGCAGGGCTTGGAAGATTTGGTGAAATCCAGTTACGAGCAAACTCGCTATAAGTACGCTCTGGAGCACTCCTTCGCCATGTTCAACTATGGCGTGGATGAAATGACGAGCGCCGACCAGATCAACGTCGAGTGGTGGAACCGCTACGATAGCCGCCTGAACTCTTCGGATAGCTTTGTAGATGGCGTCTGGACTGCCGACTACGACGGCATCAACCGCTGTAACATCGGCATTGCTCGGATTCCTAGCATCCAGGGCACTACCACGCTCCGCACCGACGCGCAGAAAACGCAGCGTTTGGCCGAATTGCGCTTCCTGCGTGCCTATTACTACTTCCAGTTGGTGCAGCAGTACGGCGCTATCCCGCTGCTACTGGAGCCCACTGAAGGCGTAAAGCTGGACTATACCCGCGCCCCCGTGCCCGATGTGTATCGCACCATCATCTCCGACCTGAAATTCGCGTCTGATAACTTGGCTCCGACCACGCCAGATTTCGGCCGGGCCACCAAGAATGCCGCCATGCACTACTTGGCCAAGGTGTACCTGACGCGCGGTAGTGCCGTAACGGACGTGCGCGGCCAGAAGCCTACCGACATGGACAGCGCCGCTTACTACGCCGACCAGGTCATTACCTCGGGGCGCAACCCGCTGGCAGCTAACTATGCGGATCTATTCGATGTTTCTCCTCCGCCCACTACTCCTTTCACCTCTGCGGCTCCTCCGTCCTACGCCAGCAGCGTAGCGGCGCAAACCAACCGCGAAATCCTCTTCTCGGCGCAGTTCAACAACATCGTGACGCTATCGGGCCGTTTCGGCAACCGGGTACACTCCTACTTCACGTTGCAGTACGACAACGAGCTAGGAATAGACCGCGACATCCTCAACGACCGTCCTTTCCGCCGCATAATGCCGACCAATTACGCCATGGACATCTTCGACCGGCGCAACGACTCGCGGTTTTATAAGATGATGAAAACGGCTTGGATTGCGAACCGCGCCAACAACATTCCGAGGTGGGTTGCCGCTGACGCGCCCACGCCGGCGCTGGTAGGTCAGCCGAAGTTTACTGTTGGTGATACGGCGTTCTACGTCATCGTTAACACCCGCGAAAACCCGATTCCGCAGGCGCAAATCAACCGCTCACGCTACAAGATTTTTGCCCGCTACATCCGCAATGCAGCCGGCAATGTGGTGACGGGGGCCTACGACCCAACCGGCACGCTGGCCCTGCGCAACAAGTTTCCGCAGCTCATCAAGCACACCGACCCGTACCGGCCTAGCGCCGCCGAAGAAGCCGGCACCAAGGATGGCCTGTTGGCCCGCTCGGCCGAAACGTATCTAATTGCGGCCGAGGCCTATGGACGCAAAGGCAATTACACCAAGGCCCTGGAGTACATAAACGTGCTGCGGCAACGAGCTGCTTACAAAGCAGGAGAAGCGAAGCCCTCAGTGAACTGGCGCATAGAAGGTGGCACCCGCGGCGATGTAACCAGTTCGTATCCGGCAATTACAGCCCGGCTGACCAACTTCACCACCAACGACCCCAAAGAACTGTATCCAAGTTCGGTAACGACCACGGAGCAGCGTTTCATACACTTCATCTTGAATGAGCGTACACGCGAATTGCTAGGTGAGCTGCACCGCTGGGAAGATTTAGCTCGCACTGAAACGCTACAGTTGCGTGCGCCCCTCTTCAACCCGGATGCCGCAGGCGCTACCGATCCTAAATTCAAGTTGCGGCCTATTCCGCAGACCCACTTGGAGCGCATCTTCCGCAACGGTCAGCCTCTCACCAACGAGGAACGCCAAGCTGAACAGAATCCAGGGTACTAG
- the lysA gene encoding diaminopimelate decarboxylase — translation METGFSFLTLRHKLERTPGRSSYTMSFQLSPALQAQPTPFYHYDLGLLDQTLTALQQAAEPRNFLVHYALKANANLPVLERIKNRGLGADCVSGGEVQRALEAGFTPDHIVFAGVGKSDAEINLALAADIWCFNAESVEELAVLDALAGAQNRKARVALRVNPNVDAYTHPHITTGLAANKFGISLTDLPGVVAHLSSLPNLELVGLHAHIGSQITNLQVFAKLSERLNELQTSLSDQGYNLPHLNVGGGLGINYEQPDEQAIPDFEGYFSMFERHLIRRPGQQVHVELGRALVAQCGTLISKVLYVKQSQQTNFAILDAGMTELMRPALYGSYHYIQNLSSHSAEQLYDVVGPICESSDTFRKGVLLPETQRGDLVAIRSAGAYGEVMSSGYNLREKAAAVYVGE, via the coding sequence ATGGAAACTGGTTTTTCCTTTCTCACGCTGCGCCACAAGTTGGAAAGAACCCCGGGACGGTCTTCCTATACCATGTCGTTTCAACTTTCTCCGGCGCTACAGGCGCAACCTACGCCTTTCTACCACTACGACCTCGGCCTGCTCGACCAGACCCTAACGGCTTTGCAACAAGCCGCCGAGCCGCGCAATTTCCTGGTGCACTACGCCCTAAAAGCCAATGCCAACCTCCCGGTTCTGGAACGCATTAAAAACCGCGGCCTCGGCGCCGACTGCGTAAGCGGTGGCGAGGTGCAGCGGGCATTAGAGGCAGGCTTTACCCCCGACCACATTGTATTTGCCGGCGTGGGCAAGTCGGATGCGGAAATTAATCTGGCGCTGGCCGCCGATATCTGGTGCTTCAATGCCGAATCGGTGGAGGAACTGGCGGTGCTGGACGCGCTGGCGGGCGCGCAAAACCGCAAGGCGCGGGTGGCCCTGCGTGTGAACCCCAATGTGGACGCCTACACGCATCCGCACATCACGACGGGGTTGGCTGCCAACAAATTCGGTATCAGCCTGACTGATCTGCCGGGCGTGGTAGCTCATCTGAGTTCGTTGCCGAACCTAGAGCTAGTGGGACTACACGCGCACATTGGCTCGCAAATCACCAACCTCCAGGTTTTTGCCAAGCTCAGCGAGCGGCTCAACGAGTTGCAAACGTCCCTCAGCGACCAGGGCTACAACCTACCGCACCTCAACGTGGGCGGCGGACTCGGCATCAACTACGAGCAACCCGATGAGCAGGCCATTCCTGATTTTGAAGGCTACTTTTCGATGTTCGAGCGGCACCTCATTCGGCGGCCGGGCCAGCAGGTGCACGTGGAGCTAGGTCGGGCCTTAGTAGCACAGTGCGGCACCCTCATCAGCAAAGTGCTTTACGTGAAGCAGAGCCAGCAAACCAACTTCGCCATTCTCGATGCGGGCATGACCGAACTGATGCGCCCCGCGCTTTACGGCAGCTACCACTACATCCAAAACCTGAGCAGCCATAGCGCCGAGCAGCTTTACGATGTAGTAGGCCCCATCTGCGAATCATCGGATACGTTCCGTAAGGGTGTGCTACTGCCCGAAACGCAGCGTGGCGACTTGGTGGCTATTCGCTCGGCGGGCGCTTACGGCGAGGTGATGTCGTCGGGATACAACCTGCGGGAGAAGGCCGCCGCCGTGTACGTGGGCGAGTAA